In Asanoa sp. WMMD1127, one genomic interval encodes:
- a CDS encoding TetR/AcrR family transcriptional regulator: MAVEHSGTGDPARSMALLWRSADREGRTGLSVDRIVTAAIEIADGDGLANLSMRRVAERLGVGAMSLYTYVPGKGELLDLMIDQVLGETERPEPAPEWRARLEQVARANLALYRRHPWLLQIGTSRPPMGPNLIAKYDYELGALEGAGLSDVDMDTALTSVLAYVSGAAQTAVEFAQAPDRSGMTDDQWWAVQAPLLEKVFDPERFPVAARVGAAAGEAYGLVDADHAFEFGLRRLLDGIEAYLRRG; this comes from the coding sequence ATGGCGGTCGAACACAGCGGAACCGGCGACCCGGCGCGCAGCATGGCGCTGCTCTGGCGCTCCGCCGACCGGGAGGGCCGCACGGGCCTGTCGGTCGACCGGATCGTCACGGCGGCCATCGAGATCGCCGACGGCGACGGGCTGGCCAATTTGTCCATGCGCCGCGTCGCCGAGCGGCTGGGGGTGGGCGCGATGTCGCTCTACACCTATGTGCCCGGCAAGGGCGAGCTGCTCGACCTGATGATCGACCAGGTGCTCGGCGAGACCGAGCGCCCCGAACCGGCCCCCGAGTGGCGGGCCCGGCTCGAGCAGGTCGCCCGGGCCAATCTCGCGCTCTACCGCCGGCACCCGTGGCTGCTCCAGATCGGCACGTCCCGCCCGCCGATGGGCCCGAACCTGATCGCGAAATACGACTACGAGCTCGGCGCGCTCGAAGGCGCCGGACTGTCCGACGTGGACATGGACACCGCGCTCACGTCGGTGCTCGCCTACGTGAGCGGCGCCGCCCAGACCGCCGTCGAGTTCGCCCAGGCGCCCGACCGCAGCGGCATGACCGACGACCAGTGGTGGGCCGTGCAGGCGCCGCTGCTGGAGAAGGTGTTCGACCCGGAGCGGTTCCCGGTCGCGGCCCGGGTCGGCGCCGCCGCCGGCGAGGCGTACGGGCTGGTCGACGCCGACCACGCCTTCGAGTTCGGCCTGCGTCGGCTGCTCGACGGCATCGAGGCGTACCTGCGGCGCGGGTAA
- a CDS encoding ATP-binding cassette domain-containing protein, whose amino-acid sequence MEAVTAHALRRRFGPVEALAGVDLAVPAGTVHGLLGPNGAGKTTLVRILTTLLRPTGGTATVAGFDLRRDPFKVRENIGLVGQHAAVDEILSGRQNLEMFGRLHHLGRARAKSKAVELLERFGLADTGSRAVSTYSGGMRRRLDLAASLITAPPVLFLDEPTTGLDPRSRSEVWDAVRGLVAGGTTVLLTTQYLEEVDRLADRVTVIDHGTVIAAGTPTELKGQLGGDRIDVVVSDPADLPAAAALLARLSGDDPETDADNRRVGVAVGDRMAALTGVVRGLADAGIAVEDVTLRRPTLDEVFLHLTATDREKVTA is encoded by the coding sequence ATGGAAGCGGTGACGGCGCATGCCCTGCGGCGCCGGTTCGGTCCGGTCGAGGCGCTCGCCGGCGTCGACCTGGCGGTGCCGGCGGGCACGGTGCACGGCCTGCTCGGACCCAACGGCGCCGGCAAGACCACCCTGGTCCGGATCCTGACCACGTTGCTGCGCCCGACCGGCGGCACGGCGACGGTGGCGGGCTTCGACCTGCGCCGCGACCCGTTCAAGGTCAGGGAGAACATCGGCCTCGTCGGGCAGCACGCGGCGGTCGACGAGATCCTCTCGGGCCGGCAGAACCTGGAGATGTTCGGCCGGCTCCACCACCTGGGCCGGGCGCGGGCCAAGTCGAAGGCGGTCGAGCTGCTGGAGCGGTTCGGGCTGGCGGACACCGGGTCGCGCGCGGTCAGCACGTACTCCGGTGGCATGCGCCGCCGCCTCGACCTGGCCGCCAGCCTGATCACCGCGCCACCGGTGCTGTTCCTCGACGAGCCGACCACGGGCCTGGACCCGCGCAGCCGCAGCGAGGTCTGGGACGCGGTCCGCGGCCTGGTCGCCGGTGGCACGACGGTGCTGCTGACGACCCAATACCTCGAGGAGGTCGACCGCCTGGCCGACCGGGTGACGGTGATCGACCACGGCACCGTGATCGCCGCGGGCACGCCGACCGAGCTGAAGGGTCAGCTGGGCGGCGACCGGATCGACGTGGTGGTCTCCGACCCGGCCGACCTGCCGGCGGCGGCCGCGCTGCTGGCCCGGCTGAGCGGCGACGACCCGGAGACCGACGCCGACAACCGCCGCGTGGGCGTCGCGGTCGGCGACCGGATGGCGGCCCTGACCGGTGTCGTACGCGGCCTCGCCGACGCCGGGATCGCGGTGGAGGACGTGACGCTGCGCCGCCCCACCCTCGACGAGGTGTTCCTGCACCTGACCGCCACCGACCGGGAGAAGGTGACCGCGTGA
- a CDS encoding ABC transporter permease, protein MNRLRWALADGATLTRRDLDHWIRQPAQVVIGLLFPVMLVLMFGYLLGGGMTVPGAAGGSAYREFLIPGTLALTMVFGLEGTFQAIKTDVARGVTDRFRSMPMASSAVVVGRSVADLLNAVVSLGVLVLAGLAIGWRWHSGLAAALAAFGLLLLLRFAMLWVGIYLGLVVRGEGALVAVQILVWPLGFLSNTFAAPSSMPGWLGTIAEWNPLSSTVGAARELFGNPGWGGDSWVAQHAILMAVVWPALLIAIFFPLSVHRYRNLDR, encoded by the coding sequence GTGAACCGGCTGCGCTGGGCGCTCGCCGACGGCGCCACACTGACGCGCCGCGACCTCGACCACTGGATACGGCAGCCGGCCCAGGTGGTCATCGGGCTGCTGTTCCCGGTGATGCTCGTGCTGATGTTCGGCTACCTGCTGGGCGGCGGCATGACCGTGCCCGGCGCGGCCGGCGGCTCCGCGTACCGCGAGTTCCTCATCCCCGGCACGCTCGCCCTGACGATGGTGTTCGGGCTGGAGGGCACGTTCCAGGCCATCAAGACCGACGTCGCCCGTGGCGTCACGGACCGGTTCCGCTCGATGCCGATGGCGTCGTCGGCGGTGGTCGTCGGCCGCAGCGTCGCCGACCTGCTCAACGCGGTCGTCTCGCTGGGCGTGCTGGTGCTGGCCGGCCTGGCGATCGGCTGGCGCTGGCATTCGGGCCTGGCGGCGGCCCTGGCCGCGTTCGGGCTGCTGCTGCTCCTGCGGTTCGCGATGCTGTGGGTGGGGATCTATCTGGGCCTCGTCGTACGCGGCGAGGGCGCGCTGGTCGCCGTCCAGATCCTGGTCTGGCCGCTGGGCTTCCTCTCCAACACCTTCGCGGCGCCGTCGAGCATGCCGGGCTGGCTGGGCACGATCGCGGAATGGAACCCGCTGTCGTCGACGGTCGGCGCGGCCCGGGAGCTGTTCGGCAACCCGGGCTGGGGCGGCGACTCCTGGGTGGCCCAGCACGCGATCCTGATGGCCGTCGTCTGGCCGGCCCTCCTGATCGCGATCTTCTTCCCCCTCTCGGTCCACCGCTACCGCAACCTCGACCGCTAG
- a CDS encoding class I SAM-dependent methyltransferase, translating to MDRNDPTEIVRRGYDSVSYRYRGDDDAPVEYLAWLADLRRRLPPGANVLDLGCGCGVPVARALADDGHHVTGVDISAVQVDRARRLVPTATFLRADATEVRFPEAAFDAVVCLYALIHVPLPAQPRLIGRIADWLRPGGILLATTGATAWTGAEDGWLGGDATMWWSHADAATYRAWIAGVGLVVESDEFVPEGGGGHQLFRARRPPSR from the coding sequence ATGGACCGGAACGACCCCACCGAGATCGTCCGCCGCGGCTACGACAGCGTCTCCTACCGCTACCGCGGCGACGACGACGCCCCGGTCGAGTACCTGGCCTGGCTCGCCGACCTGCGCCGGCGCCTTCCGCCCGGCGCGAATGTGCTCGACCTCGGCTGCGGCTGCGGTGTCCCGGTGGCACGGGCCCTGGCCGACGACGGCCACCACGTCACCGGCGTCGACATCAGCGCCGTCCAGGTCGACCGCGCCCGCCGCCTCGTACCCACCGCGACGTTCCTGCGCGCCGACGCCACCGAGGTCCGCTTCCCTGAGGCCGCGTTCGACGCCGTCGTCTGCCTCTACGCGCTCATCCACGTGCCGCTGCCGGCCCAGCCGCGGCTGATCGGGCGGATCGCCGACTGGCTGCGGCCCGGCGGGATCCTGCTCGCGACCACCGGCGCCACGGCGTGGACCGGCGCCGAGGACGGCTGGCTCGGCGGCGACGCCACCATGTGGTGGAGCCACGCCGACGCGGCCACCTACCGCGCCTGGATCGCCGGCGTCGGCCTCGTCGTCGAGTCCGACGAGTTCGTGCCCGAAGGCGGCGGCGGGCACCAGCTGTTCCGCGCCCGCCGCCCGCCGTCGCGCTAG
- a CDS encoding RNA polymerase-binding protein RbpA codes for MGERMLRGSRLGAVSYESDRNTELAPRQTREYLCAKGHQFEVPFAVDAEVPMTWECKFDGSVARLVDGSEPEQKKVKPPRTHWDMLLERRSIAELEDILAERLEEVRARRGGK; via the coding sequence ATGGGCGAGCGCATGCTGCGCGGCAGCCGGCTAGGCGCAGTCAGCTACGAATCCGACCGCAACACCGAGCTCGCCCCACGCCAGACCCGCGAGTACCTGTGCGCGAAGGGCCACCAGTTCGAGGTCCCGTTCGCGGTCGACGCCGAGGTCCCCATGACCTGGGAGTGCAAGTTCGACGGCAGCGTGGCCCGGCTGGTCGACGGCAGCGAGCCGGAGCAGAAGAAGGTCAAGCCCCCGCGTACGCACTGGGACATGCTCCTGGAGCGGCGCTCGATCGCCGAGCTCGAGGACATCCTGGCCGAGCGCCTCGAAGAGGTCCGGGCCCGGCGCGGCGGCAAGTAA
- a CDS encoding polyprenol monophosphomannose synthase yields the protein MSEGNTPVGDVTEGYPGVGRVLVVVPTYNEADNVELITGRIRRAVPAADILVADDNSPDGTGEIADRLAADDDHIHVLHRPGKQGLGAAYVQGFRWAIDRGYDAVVEMDADGSHAPEQLPHLLDAARTADAVIGSRWTPGGKVVNWPWHRFVISRVGNTYVKLALGMPHGDATGGYRVYKVPVLEKIDFESVASQGYSFQVELTWRTHKAGFKIVEVPITFAERERGASKMSSSIVREALMRVTVWGLRSRRDALFGRGKSGGKP from the coding sequence GTGAGCGAGGGCAACACGCCGGTTGGCGACGTGACGGAGGGCTACCCGGGTGTCGGACGGGTGCTCGTCGTGGTGCCCACCTACAACGAAGCCGACAACGTCGAGCTCATCACCGGCCGGATCCGCCGGGCCGTGCCGGCCGCCGACATCCTGGTCGCCGACGACAACAGCCCCGACGGCACCGGCGAGATCGCCGACCGGCTCGCCGCCGACGACGACCACATCCACGTGCTGCACCGGCCCGGCAAGCAGGGTCTCGGCGCCGCCTACGTGCAGGGTTTCCGGTGGGCGATCGACCGGGGCTACGACGCCGTCGTCGAGATGGACGCCGACGGCTCCCACGCCCCCGAGCAGCTTCCCCACCTGCTCGACGCCGCCCGCACCGCCGACGCCGTGATCGGCTCCCGGTGGACGCCCGGCGGCAAGGTCGTCAACTGGCCCTGGCACCGCTTCGTGATCTCCCGGGTCGGCAACACCTACGTCAAGCTCGCGCTGGGCATGCCGCACGGCGACGCGACCGGCGGCTACCGCGTCTACAAGGTGCCCGTGCTGGAGAAGATCGACTTCGAGTCGGTGGCCTCGCAGGGCTACTCGTTCCAGGTCGAGCTGACCTGGCGTACGCACAAGGCCGGATTCAAGATCGTCGAGGTGCCGATCACGTTCGCCGAGCGTGAGCGGGGCGCGAGCAAGATGAGCTCGTCGATCGTCCGCGAGGCGCTGATGCGGGTCACCGTGTGGGGCCTGCGGTCCCGCCGGGACGCGCTGTTCGGGCGCGGCAAGTCCGGTGGGAAACCCTGA
- the lnt gene encoding apolipoprotein N-acyltransferase — MAVAAGVTQLLAFPRYDLWWLAPISVALLAAAVHRRRARAGAALGLVAGLVFFGPLLEWTNLHTGVLPWVLLFVAESLFVALLGAAAAYASPLVDRHRWTWPLLTGLLWVAQEAARDRLPFGGFPWGRLAFSQADAPTLRFAALGGAPLVTFVVALAGGLLVAAAWRKRKWSVTSAGLAAAAIALTAVGLVIPTGGGAGEKPVRVAIVQGNVPRLGLDFNAQRRAVLDNHVTGTVELAGRVTTGQAQQPDLVIWPENSSDVDPFLDLQAAAAISRAADSIKAPILVGAVLRGPGENEVRNAGVVWLPGQGADENDAGRMYIKQHPVPFAEYVPLRDIARMVSKEVDRVRSDFVAGDRPGVLDMGPATIGDVICFEVAYDGIVRDTVTAGGDILAVQTNNATFDESEARQQLAMVRLRAVEHGRDALMASTVGVSGFVTTDGAVHQETGFNTPGVVVAEMTPRATRTLATQLGYWPEMVLSGFAVAALVVAAVIRRRRAVRGTIAPATPDTSTAADGADGARTEAG, encoded by the coding sequence ATGGCGGTCGCGGCCGGCGTGACGCAGCTGCTGGCGTTCCCGCGCTACGACCTGTGGTGGCTGGCCCCGATCTCCGTCGCCCTGCTCGCCGCGGCCGTCCACCGCCGCCGCGCCCGCGCCGGCGCCGCCCTCGGTCTCGTCGCCGGCCTCGTCTTCTTCGGCCCGCTGCTCGAGTGGACCAACCTGCACACCGGCGTGCTGCCGTGGGTGCTGCTGTTCGTCGCCGAGTCGCTGTTCGTCGCGCTGCTGGGCGCCGCGGCCGCGTACGCCAGCCCGCTCGTCGACCGCCACCGCTGGACCTGGCCGCTGCTGACCGGCCTGCTCTGGGTCGCCCAGGAGGCGGCCCGTGACCGGCTCCCGTTCGGCGGCTTCCCCTGGGGCCGGCTCGCGTTCAGCCAGGCCGACGCGCCCACGCTGCGGTTCGCGGCCCTCGGCGGCGCCCCACTGGTCACGTTCGTCGTGGCCCTGGCCGGTGGCCTGCTCGTCGCGGCCGCCTGGCGGAAGCGGAAGTGGAGCGTGACCAGCGCGGGCCTCGCCGCCGCCGCGATCGCCCTCACCGCCGTCGGCCTGGTCATCCCCACCGGCGGCGGCGCCGGCGAGAAGCCGGTCCGGGTCGCGATCGTGCAGGGCAACGTCCCCCGCCTCGGCCTGGACTTCAACGCCCAGCGCCGCGCCGTCCTCGACAACCACGTCACCGGCACCGTCGAGCTCGCCGGCCGGGTCACCACCGGCCAGGCGCAGCAGCCCGACCTGGTGATCTGGCCCGAGAACTCCAGCGACGTCGACCCGTTCCTCGACCTGCAGGCGGCGGCCGCGATCAGCCGCGCCGCCGACTCGATCAAGGCGCCGATCCTGGTCGGCGCGGTCCTGCGCGGGCCCGGCGAGAACGAGGTCCGCAACGCCGGTGTCGTGTGGCTGCCCGGGCAGGGCGCCGACGAGAACGACGCGGGCCGCATGTACATCAAGCAGCACCCGGTGCCGTTCGCCGAGTACGTGCCGCTGCGCGACATCGCCCGCATGGTCAGCAAGGAGGTCGACCGGGTCCGGTCCGACTTCGTCGCCGGCGACCGGCCCGGCGTGCTCGACATGGGCCCGGCCACCATCGGCGACGTGATCTGCTTCGAGGTCGCCTACGACGGGATCGTCCGCGACACCGTCACCGCCGGCGGCGACATCCTCGCCGTGCAGACCAACAACGCGACCTTCGACGAGTCGGAGGCCCGCCAGCAGCTCGCGATGGTGCGGCTGCGGGCCGTCGAGCACGGCCGGGACGCGCTGATGGCCTCGACGGTCGGGGTGTCCGGTTTCGTCACCACCGACGGCGCCGTGCACCAGGAGACCGGCTTCAACACCCCCGGTGTCGTGGTCGCCGAGATGACGCCACGCGCAACGCGTACGCTTGCTACGCAGTTGGGCTATTGGCCCGAGATGGTGCTGTCCGGGTTCGCGGTGGCCGCGCTGGTCGTCGCGGCCGTGATCCGGCGCCGCCGGGCGGTGCGGGGGACAATCGCACCAGCAACACCAGACACATCGACGGCGGCGGACGGGGCCGACGGCGCGCGAACGGAGGCAGGGTGA
- a CDS encoding glutamate mutase L has translation MRLALCADVGSTYTKVIVVDLDGGAVVGAADHPTTATTDVLDGLDAAAAGFSVPQDRWYVCSSAGGGLRLAVVGYESLVTAQAGHRVGLSAGARVVHVSTGPLSSLGPLRAARPDVVLLVGGTDGGDAAVLAHNAARLARGRWRVPVVLAGNADARESLSALLSSAGVPVTATDNVLPRIGVLAPEPARAAIRSVFLSHVIGGKRLSRGRRFPSLVRAATPDAVLTGVETLADHIGGDLLVVDVGGATTDVYSVLTPDGRTDDVAGALWRSRTVEGDLGMRWTAPDVIRAAATERLVSKGPFVSGSAAQGTLPNAGESGGPVARAARGPGAGGPAGGRSEGDGSARPATGAAGELAALAGTAGELAALEAAAAMRAATPGFVPDSAAERAMDRRIAALAATVAVRRHARGPAGRTGRDLRDVRLLVGSGGVLRHGTAGEGKEVLDAVLTDYAGGWPVPRAARPVIDTSYVLAAAGLLAADHPAAARALLDHHLAAA, from the coding sequence GTGAGGCTGGCGCTGTGCGCCGACGTCGGCTCGACGTACACCAAGGTGATCGTCGTCGACCTCGACGGCGGCGCGGTCGTCGGCGCGGCCGATCACCCCACGACCGCGACCACCGACGTCCTTGACGGCCTAGACGCGGCGGCGGCTGGGTTTTCCGTGCCGCAGGATCGCTGGTACGTGTGCTCCTCGGCCGGCGGCGGGCTGCGGCTGGCGGTCGTGGGCTACGAGTCGCTGGTGACGGCGCAGGCCGGGCACCGGGTGGGGCTGTCGGCGGGCGCCCGGGTCGTGCACGTGTCGACGGGGCCGCTGTCGTCGTTGGGGCCGCTGCGGGCGGCCCGGCCGGACGTGGTGCTGCTGGTCGGCGGGACCGACGGCGGTGACGCCGCGGTGCTGGCCCACAACGCCGCGCGGCTCGCCCGCGGGCGGTGGCGGGTGCCGGTGGTGCTGGCCGGGAACGCCGACGCCCGCGAGTCGCTGTCGGCGCTGCTGAGCTCGGCCGGGGTCCCGGTCACGGCGACCGACAACGTGCTGCCCCGGATCGGGGTGCTCGCGCCGGAGCCGGCCCGCGCGGCGATCCGGTCGGTGTTCCTGTCGCACGTGATCGGCGGGAAGCGACTGTCGCGGGGGCGGCGGTTCCCGTCGCTGGTGCGGGCGGCGACCCCGGACGCGGTCCTGACCGGCGTGGAGACCCTCGCCGACCACATCGGCGGCGACCTGCTCGTCGTCGACGTGGGCGGCGCCACCACGGACGTCTACTCGGTCCTGACCCCCGACGGCCGCACCGACGACGTAGCCGGCGCCCTGTGGCGCTCCCGCACGGTCGAAGGCGACCTCGGCATGCGCTGGACCGCTCCCGACGTGATCCGCGCCGCCGCCACCGAACGCCTGGTGAGCAAGGGCCCCTTCGTATCGGGTTCCGCAGCGCAAGGGACCCTTCCTAACGCCGGCGAATCCGGCGGGCCGGTGGCGCGCGCAGCGCGCGGGCCGGGGGCCGGCGGGCCGGCGGGCGGTCGGTCGGAGGGCGACGGGTCGGCGCGGCCGGCTACGGGCGCGGCCGGCGAACTGGCGGCGTTGGCGGGCACGGCCGGAGAGCTGGCGGCGTTGGAGGCCGCGGCAGCCATGCGGGCGGCGACGCCGGGTTTCGTGCCGGACAGCGCCGCGGAGCGGGCGATGGACCGGCGAATCGCGGCCCTGGCGGCCACCGTGGCGGTCCGTAGGCACGCCCGGGGTCCCGCGGGTAGGACCGGGCGGGATCTGCGCGACGTGCGGCTCCTGGTGGGCTCCGGCGGCGTGTTGCGGCACGGCACGGCAGGAGAGGGCAAGGAGGTCCTCGACGCGGTCCTCACGGACTACGCCGGCGGCTGGCCGGTGCCCCGGGCCGCGCGCCCGGTGATCGACACGTCCTATGTGCTCGCCGCCGCCGGCCTGCTCGCCGCCGACCACCCGGCCGCCGCCCGCGCCCTCCTGGACCACCACCTAGCCGCGGCATAG
- a CDS encoding hotdog domain-containing protein, translated as MTTVTHRRYVPYSHAHYGGNLVDGAYVLGLFGDVATEVCIVMDGDEGLFASYDDVQFRAPVRAGDVIEVSATVVSVGRRSRRIEFEARVVCRSRPSHGESAAEVLDPPIVATTATGTVVVPAS; from the coding sequence ATGACGACGGTCACTCACCGGCGCTACGTGCCCTACTCGCACGCCCATTACGGCGGCAACCTGGTCGACGGCGCGTACGTCCTTGGGCTGTTCGGTGACGTGGCGACCGAGGTGTGCATCGTCATGGACGGCGACGAGGGGCTGTTCGCGTCCTATGACGACGTGCAGTTCCGGGCGCCGGTGCGGGCCGGTGACGTGATCGAGGTGTCGGCCACGGTGGTGTCGGTCGGGCGGCGGTCGCGGCGCATCGAGTTCGAGGCCCGGGTCGTGTGCCGGTCCCGCCCGTCGCACGGCGAGTCGGCGGCGGAGGTGCTCGACCCGCCGATCGTGGCGACGACCGCGACTGGCACCGTGGTCGTGCCGGCGTCGTGA
- a CDS encoding OAM dimerization domain-containing protein, with translation MSDIVRPYGDTTGDGMVQLSFTLPVPHDKRAEGAALQLAGKMGLDPAMLVHAKEMGDGFTFFVVYGRVNHLVDLSKVEVVERDYPLLSAKEVNAVVKRRLRRKLSVVGACIGTDAHTVGIDAILNVKGIAGEKGLEYYRELKVTNLGAQVTVPELVAAAQREKADAVLVSQVVTQRDAHLHNTREMSAAFREALPADKRPLLVVGGPRFDETMAGELGVDRIFGRGTTPGEVASYLVHALVAA, from the coding sequence GTGAGCGACATCGTCCGTCCCTACGGGGACACGACCGGCGACGGGATGGTGCAGCTTTCGTTCACGCTGCCGGTCCCGCACGACAAGCGGGCCGAGGGCGCGGCGCTGCAGCTCGCGGGCAAGATGGGCCTCGACCCGGCGATGCTGGTGCACGCCAAGGAGATGGGTGACGGGTTCACCTTCTTCGTCGTGTACGGGCGGGTCAACCACCTCGTCGACCTGTCCAAGGTCGAGGTCGTCGAGCGGGACTACCCGCTGCTGTCGGCCAAGGAGGTCAACGCGGTCGTGAAGCGGCGGCTGCGGCGCAAGCTGTCGGTGGTGGGCGCCTGCATCGGCACCGACGCGCACACGGTCGGCATCGACGCGATCCTCAACGTCAAGGGCATCGCGGGCGAGAAGGGCCTGGAATATTACCGGGAGCTGAAGGTGACCAACCTCGGCGCGCAGGTGACGGTGCCGGAGCTCGTGGCGGCCGCGCAGCGGGAGAAGGCCGACGCGGTGCTGGTCTCGCAGGTCGTCACCCAGCGCGACGCGCACCTGCACAACACCCGGGAGATGTCGGCGGCGTTCCGGGAGGCGCTGCCGGCCGACAAACGGCCGCTGCTGGTGGTCGGCGGGCCGCGATTCGACGAGACGATGGCAGGTGAGCTGGGCGTGGACCGGATCTTCGGGCGGGGCACGACACCGGGCGAGGTGGCGTCCTACCTGGTGCACGCGTTGGTGGCGGCATGA
- a CDS encoding lysine 5,6-aminomutase subunit alpha, giving the protein MAKLDLDPALVTRARELARRAGQPVVDLARSHTTVSVERAVLRLAGVTGADPDGIPWVNRLVDAVVGEVGLEHGVALPVFAALQHEGLTAGDLTLLAQKAAAGSVRFGVPRGKEAAAARTAARRATAVGLKTIDRRRAERDRLVKRFGDPKQRPWIYLIVATGDIYEDIPQAQAAARAGADVIAVIRSTGQSLLDYVPEGPTREGFAGTYATQENFRLMRAALDESSRELRRYVRLTNYASGLCMPEMATLAGLERLDMMLNDSMYGILFRDINPIRTFVDQRFSRQVHARAGIIINTGEDNYLTTADAVDEAHTVTVSQLLNEFFAHEAGLADWQLGLGHAFEINPDVPESFRLELAHALLARELFPDAPLKWMPPTKHMTGDVFRGNLLDGFFNLAGTMTGQGILLVGMMTEAVVTPWLSDRDIALQNVRYVLGAAGGLHEDFVPAPGGFIQQRANQVLASAVTLLEKIESDTLLKAIADGTFGIMKRPADRGKGLDGVAAHADDYFNPATSLLEAS; this is encoded by the coding sequence ATGGCGAAGCTGGATCTCGATCCGGCGCTCGTGACCCGGGCCCGGGAGCTGGCCCGCCGGGCCGGGCAGCCGGTCGTGGACCTGGCCCGCAGCCACACGACGGTGTCGGTGGAGCGGGCGGTGCTGCGGCTGGCCGGGGTGACCGGCGCCGACCCGGACGGGATCCCGTGGGTCAACCGGCTGGTCGACGCGGTCGTCGGCGAGGTCGGGCTGGAGCACGGGGTGGCGTTGCCGGTGTTCGCGGCGTTGCAGCACGAGGGGCTGACGGCGGGCGACCTGACGCTGCTGGCGCAGAAGGCGGCGGCGGGCAGCGTCCGGTTCGGCGTACCCAGGGGCAAGGAGGCGGCCGCGGCCCGGACGGCGGCGCGGCGGGCGACGGCCGTGGGTCTGAAGACCATCGACCGGCGGCGGGCCGAGCGGGACCGGCTCGTGAAGCGGTTCGGCGACCCGAAGCAGCGGCCGTGGATCTATCTGATCGTGGCGACGGGCGACATCTACGAGGACATCCCGCAGGCGCAGGCGGCGGCGCGGGCCGGCGCGGACGTGATCGCGGTGATCCGGTCGACGGGGCAGTCGCTGCTGGACTACGTGCCGGAGGGGCCGACCCGGGAGGGCTTCGCCGGGACGTACGCGACGCAGGAGAACTTCCGGCTGATGCGCGCGGCGCTGGACGAGTCGTCGCGGGAGCTTCGGCGATATGTCCGGTTGACGAACTACGCGTCGGGCCTGTGCATGCCGGAGATGGCGACCCTCGCGGGCCTCGAGCGGCTCGACATGATGCTCAACGACTCGATGTACGGGATCCTGTTCCGCGACATCAACCCGATCCGCACGTTCGTCGACCAGCGGTTCTCGCGGCAGGTGCACGCCCGGGCCGGGATCATCATCAACACCGGCGAGGACAACTACCTGACCACCGCCGACGCCGTCGACGAGGCCCACACGGTCACGGTGTCGCAGCTGCTCAACGAGTTCTTCGCCCACGAGGCCGGGCTAGCCGACTGGCAGCTGGGGCTCGGGCACGCGTTCGAGATCAACCCGGACGTGCCGGAGTCGTTCCGGCTGGAGCTCGCCCACGCGCTGCTGGCCCGGGAGCTGTTCCCGGACGCGCCGCTGAAGTGGATGCCGCCGACCAAGCACATGACCGGCGACGTGTTCCGCGGCAACCTGCTCGACGGGTTCTTCAACCTCGCCGGGACGATGACCGGGCAGGGCATCCTGCTGGTCGGCATGATGACCGAGGCCGTGGTCACGCCGTGGCTGTCGGACCGCGACATCGCCCTCCAGAACGTCCGCTACGTCCTCGGCGCGGCCGGCGGGCTGCACGAGGACTTCGTGCCGGCACCGGGCGGGTTCATCCAGCAGCGCGCCAACCAGGTCCTGGCGTCGGCGGTGACGCTGCTGGAGAAGATCGAGAGCGACACGTTGCTGAAGGCGATCGCCGACGGCACGTTCGGGATCATGAAGCGGCCCGCCGACCGGGGCAAGGGCCTCGACGGGGTGGCCGCGCACGCCGACGACTACTTCAACCCGGCCACCTCGCTGTTGGAGGCGTCGTGA